In one window of Drosophila ananassae strain 14024-0371.13 chromosome XR, ASM1763931v2, whole genome shotgun sequence DNA:
- the LOC6498804 gene encoding uncharacterized protein F54F2.9 yields MRLTAWSILLAVLLLQGGPASAWHSEELEIFDLVEEVNRNFYEFMGINQTATGAEVKRAFRTLSIVLHPDKNSAEDANIQFRNLVSIYEVLKDPSKREKYDRVLKEGMPNWKSALYYYRRMRKIGLYEGAFILFLITTVGQYLFAWAAYLEKKYTAEQVFGTKLKKLQKKNKNIDMDVILSEIPMPSLLNTLPVQIPLALWNLPRTIKNGFSKANELKDLALEKRRQELEAARRQEELEREAEEQVRLRKEHKENLRKRKQNSKAPEKTEEELRGYSQIQARELTDEDAVRPASQKSTVSGGFWTDEDLTELIRLVKKYPGGAGSRWNTIAESMNRSVQEVTFMAAKMKENGYRIPGQSDSVAENLVQESQQAQRKEKVKKSTAAATTVLAAGGEKSMLIPETNWTQEQQRALEAAIVKYRKTAGGDRWQKIANSVPEKTKEECLVRYKYLCELVKTQKRAEEEAQEPEEAQESPDAAEVGGEAELETEEKVAPIEASAPAPASKKLSKREQRRRKRDLSSGEDSDDAYQYEIS; encoded by the exons ATGCGACTGACTGCATGGAGCATTCTCCTGGCCGTCCTGCTGCTCCAGGGCGGCCCAGCCTCCGCCTGGCATTCGGAGGAGCTGGAGATCTTCGACTTGGTGGAGGAGGTGAATCGCAACTTCTACGAGTTCATGGGAATTAATCAAACGGCTACGGGAGCGGAGGTCAAGCGCGCCTTCCGCACCCTCTCAATTGTACTGCATCCGGACAAGAACTCTGCCGAGGATGCCAACATCCAGTTCCGCAATCTGGTCTCCATCTACGAGGTCCTCAAGGATCCGTCCAAGCGCGAGAAATACGACCGGGTGCTCAAGGAGGGCATGCCCAACTGGAAGTCCGCCCTGTACTACTACCGTCGGATGAGGAAGATCGGCCTGTACGAGGGCGCCTTCATCCTATTCCTTATCACCACCGTGGGCCAGTACCTGTTCGCCTGGGCCGCCTATCTGGAGAAGAAGTACACCGCCGAGCAGGTGTTCGGCACCAAGCTGAAGAAGCTACAGAAGAAGAACAAGAACATTGACATGGACGTCATACTCAGTGAGATTCCAATGCCCTCGCTGCTGAATACTCTGCCAGTCCAGATTCCTTTGGCTTTGTGGAACCTGCCCCGGACCATCAAGAACGGCTTCAGCAAGGCCAACGAGCTCAAGGATCTGGCCCTCGAAAAGCGTAGACA GGAACTGGAAGCTGCCCGCCGCCAGGAGGAGCTGGAACGCGAGGCCGAGGAGCAGGTTCGTCTGCGCAAAGAGCACAAGGAGAACCTTCGTAAGCGTAAACAGAACTCCAAGGCCCCAGAAAAGACCGAGGAGGAACTGCGTGGCTACTCACAGATCCAGGCCCGCGAACTAACCGATGAAGATGCAGTGCGCCCTGCATCTCAGAAG AGTACTGTGAGCGGCGGTTTCTGGACCGATGAGGACCTGACCGAGCTAATCCGTTTGGTGAAGAAGTATCCTGGTGGTGCCGGTAGCCGTTGGAACACCATTGCCGAGTCCATGAACCGCAGCGTCCAGGAGGTAACCTTTATGGCTGCCAAAATGAAGGAGAACGGCTATCGCATACCCGGACAGTCGGACAGCGTGGCCGAGAATCTTGTCCAGGAATCGCAGCAGGCACAGCGCAAGGAAAAGGTCAAGAAGTCGACGGCAGCAGCTACCACTGTCCTGGCTGCCGGTGGGGAGAAGAGCATGCTCATTCCGGAGACGAATTGGACGCAGGAGCAGCAACGTGCGTTGGAAGCAGCAATCGTCAAGTACCGAAAGACAGCTGGCGGGGATCGCTGGCAAAAAATAGCTAATAGTGTGCCGGAGAAAACCAAGGAAGAGTGCCTGGTGCGCTACAAGTATCTCTGCGAACTGGTCAAGACTCAGAAGCGGGCCGAGGAAGAGGCCCAAGAGCCGGAGGAGGCACAGGAGTCGCCAGACGCGGCGGAAGTCGGCGGAGAGGCCGAGCTGGAGACCGAGGAGAAGGTGGCTCCCATAGAAGCTTCAGCTCCAGCGCCAGCGTCCAAGAAGCTGAGCAAGCGCGAGCAGCGACGACGGAAACGAGATCTGTCCAGTGGCGAGGACTCTGACGATGCATATCAGTACGAGATCAGTTAG
- the LOC116655124 gene encoding uncharacterized protein LOC116655124, which produces MNSKTQNSADKRRQILAMSRAKDRAQIHHQNRYLEEELPEMEVEEDYQEHLDQRVIDLKERRAKVKRRGQEIQHYSVCRQAVEFSFRSETFKPPSRFLGLQDTLL; this is translated from the coding sequence ATGAACTCGAAGACCCAGAATAGTGCGGATAAACGTCGGCAGATCCTGGCGATGAGTCGGGCAAAGGATCGCGCCCAAATCCACCACCAGAACCGATACCTCGAAGAGGAGCTGCCCGAAatggaggtggaggaggacTACCAGGAGCACCTGGATCAGCGAGTCATCGACCTGAAGGAGCGGAGGGCAAAGGTGAAGCGTCGCGGACAGGAAATAcaacattattcggtttgcCGTCAAGCCGTCGAGTTTAGCTTCAGGAGCGAGACATTCAAGCCGCCCAGTAGATTTCTGGGCCTTCAGGATACTCTTCTATAG
- the LOC6498739 gene encoding protein Diedel, producing MRVSVVSALILATCFLAWIDSSEADCCTSMSHLKYTIEGGDCGAVGGSRTSDGCSITICGNGKALVGTFCGRGPCNIFGCACKGGCLSGDFALDFIKNNPGYKIHVTSTVHRS from the coding sequence ATGCGCGTGTCAGTAGTATCCGCCCTCATCCTGGCCACCTGCTTCCTGGCCTGGATCGACAGCTCCGAGGCAGATTGCTGCACATCCATGTCCCATCTGAAGTACACGATCGAGGGCGGCGATTGCGGAGCTGTTGGTGGCAGCCGGACCTCAGACGGGTGCTCCATTACCATCTGCGGCAACGGGAAGGCTCTTGTGGGCACTTTTTGCGGCCGAGGACCCTGCAACATCTTCGGCTGTGCCTGCAAGGGCGGCTGCCTTAGCGGGGACTTCGCTCTGGACTTTATCAAGAACAATCCCGGATACAAGATCCATGTCACGTCCACCGTTCATAGATCATAA
- the LOC6498740 gene encoding protein Diedel: protein MRLSVVSALILATCFLAWIGSSEAVCCRSKANLKYTIEGGDCGAVGGRRTSDGCTITICGNGRAVVGTWCGRGSCNIFGCACKGGCLSGDFALDFIKNNPGYKIHVTSTVHKP from the coding sequence ATGCGCTTGTCAGTAGTATCCGCCCTCATCCTGGCCACCTGCTTCCTGGCCTGGATCGGCAGCTCCGAGGCAGTCTGCTGCAGATCCAAGGCCAATCTGAAGTACACGATCGAGGGCGGCGATTGTGGAGCTGTGGGTGGCCGCCGGACCTCAGACGGATGCACCATTACCATCTGCGGCAACGGGAGGGCTGTAGTGGGCACTTGGTGCGGCCGAGGATCCTGCAACATCTTCGGCTGTGCCTGCAAGGGCGGCTGCCTTAGCGGGGACTTCGCTCTGGACTTTATCAAGAACAATCCCGGATACAAGATCCATGTCACGTCCACGGTTCATAAACCATAA
- the LOC6498741 gene encoding cell wall integrity and stress response component 3: MKLLPLLCLLISSSCLLLVSGEEKSANTVSDSKVIAGNLTTGPLGNATKGATQPAVVVPGTPAATPAAEQGNKNSTKSEVPAEKAKDVSTTTDTGAKTRKRLLPTSSSIPGASTAAKPATEVKGDGTAAASPSSNSTSSTTSTTTTTTTAKPPAAGSAIVAEGQSMSDVTKTTSSSKPNNSTATTTKSATSSTSTSTTTTTTTTTSTTTTTTTTPKPTKPPIAFGMNTHKEWEEEQQQQQKQKPGQVKANDKKDNDQPAAAAAAAAAGGGSSQPLPVPSSTLAEPVTPLVQGLTDNLADRGDNVYVVPIVTVLLTVPLAIGVVIIMYRRFRDMWSTRHYRRMDFLVDGMYND, translated from the coding sequence ATGAAGCTGCTTCCATTACTCTGCTTACTGATCAGCTCCAGTTGCCTGCTCCTGGTGTCGGGCGAGGAGAAATCGGCAAACACTGTCTCTGATTCCAAGGTGATCGCTGGGAACTTGACGACTGGACCGCTTGGAAATGCCACCAAAGGGGCAACCCAACCGGCAGTGGTCGTTCCTGGAACTCCGGCTGCCACACCCGCTGCCGAGCAGGGCAACAAGAACTCGACAAAGTCGGAAGTCCCAGCCGAGAAGGCAAAGGATGTGAGCACCACCACGGACACTGGAGCCAAGACCAGAAAGCGACTGTTACCAACTTCTTCCTCGATTCCGGGTGCATCTACAGCTGCCAAGCCTGCCACTGAGGTCAAGGGTGATGGCACAGCTGCTGCCAGCCCATCTTCCAACAGCACTTCATCGACTACGTCCACCACAACCACGACAACGACAGCAAAACCGCCGGCTGCAGGATCAGCCATAGTGGCCGAGGGTCAGTCCATGAGCGATGTGACCAAGACGACCAGCAGCTCCAAACCAAACAATTCCACTGCGACCACAACAAAATCAGCTACATCTAGCACCTCCACCTCAACGACCACtactaccaccaccaccacgagcaccaccaccacgacCACAACTACTCCCAAGCCCACTAAACCGCCTATTGCCTTTGGCATGAACACGCACAAGGAGTGGGAggaagagcagcagcagcaacagaagcagaaGCCAGGCCAAGTGAAGGCAAATGATAAGAAGGATAACGATCAGCCggcagccgccgccgccgccgccgccgccggtGGTGGTTCGTCACAGCCATTGCCAGTGCCATCGTCTACGCTCGCCGAGCCAGTGACTCCGTTGGTGCAAGGGCTAACCGACAATCTGGCCGATCGTGGCGACAACGTGTATGTGGTGCCAATTGTTACTGTGCTGCTAACCGTGCCGCTGGCCATCGGTGTGGTGATCATCATGTACCGTCGCTTCCGTGATATGTGGAGCACCCGCCATTACCGCCGCATGGACTTCCTGGTGGACGGCATGTATAACGACTGA
- the LOC6498742 gene encoding band 7 protein AGAP004871 — protein MHPASPHHHRTRLQIGSPGGSGSGSGNVQASSSTETFPLTPQIHQSGQQHTVHIPPSTSLPYQGLKTSENDDMGCVEILATVVSVLIMVLTFPISVFICFKVVSEYERAVIFRMGRLRSGGARGPGVFFVLPCVDDYYPVDLRTVSFDVPPQEVLSKDSVTVTVDAVVYYRISDPLKAVIQVYNYSHSTSLLAATTLRNVLGTRNLSELLTERETISHTMQMSLDEATDPWGVKVERVEIKDVSLPTALQRAMAAEAEAAREARAKVIAAEGEMKSSRALREASEIISASPSALQLRYLQTLSSISTEKNSTIIFPLPMELLTPFLNSQAHVQQLQLQQHQQQQQHQQQQQQQQQQQQHATGPGTPIHRHQHHQAHHQ, from the exons ATGCATCCGGCCTCGCCGCATCATCACCGCACGCGCCTTCAAATCGGTTCCCCCGGCGGATCCGGTTCGGGATCGGGCAACGTGCAAGCCTCCTCCTCGACGGAGACCTTTCCGTTAACTCCGCAGATCCACCAGTCTGGTCAGCAGCACACAGTCCATATTCCGCCCTCCACATCGCTGCCGTATCAAGGACTCAAGACGt CCGAAAACGATGACATGGGCTGTGTCGAGATCCTGGCCACCGTGGTCTCCGTGCTCATCATGGTCCTGACCTTCCCCATCTCCGTCTTCATCTGCTTCAAGGTGGTCTCCGAATACGAACGGGCGGTGATCTTCCGGATGGGACGACTGCGCAGCGGAGGAGCCCGCGGTCCAGGTGTATTCTTTGTGCTGCCCTGCGTGGATGACTACTATCCGGTGGATCTGCGTACCGTCTCCTTCGATGTGCCGCCGCAGGAGGTGCTCTCAAAGGACTCGGTAACAGTGACCGTGGATGCCGTGGTCTACTATCGCATCAGTGATCCTCTCAAGGCTGTCATCCAGGTGTACAATTATAGTCATTCGACCAGTCTCCTGGCGGCCACCACTCTGAGGAATGTCCTGGGCACCAGGAATCTCTCTGAGCTGCTGACGGAACGGGAAACGATATCGCACACCATGCAGATGTCCTTGGACGAGGCCACCGATCCCTGGGGCGTCAAAGTGGAACGTGTGGAGAT CAAGGACGTGTCCCTGCCCACGGCTCTGCAAAGGGCCATGGCTGCGGAGGCGGAAGCGGCCAGGGAGGCCAGAGCCAAGGTTATAGCCGCCGAAGGTGAAATGAAATCCTCACGAGCTCTGAGAGAAGCCTCAGAAATTATATCAGCCAGTCCGTCCGCATTGCAG CTCCGTTACCTGCAAACTCTGAGCAGCATTTCCACTGAGAAGAACTCAACCATTATCTTCCCACTGCCCATGGAGCTGTTGACGCCTTTCCTCAATTCCCAGGCTCATGTCCAACAATTGCAGTTGCAGCAGcatcaacaacagcagcaacatcaacagcagcagcagcagcagcagcagcaacaacaacatgcaACAGGTCCTGGAACGCCAATACATCGGCATCAACACCATCAGGCACATCACCAGTGA